A genomic window from Silene latifolia isolate original U9 population chromosome Y, ASM4854445v1, whole genome shotgun sequence includes:
- the LOC141632336 gene encoding uncharacterized protein LOC141632336: MSIDCTDPIQFPPIVSNPPIQVPNNQASSSVSSSTTVVVGGPDCEQVQKTADVNQLVGIPPYDLDSLAPTEEWVNQTTRRGKQPLATIPEEPSDLLQFSDEDVKEELEYWKNSVYGFILGANPPVEVVEGFLKRLWSNYPIDKISFCANGVFLVRFRTNQARHKILQQGHFLFDNKPLIVRPWDEGVAMEKEDIKEVPVWVKIFNLPLKFWGKCLPRIAGIMGKFVRCDDATQGKTRLSFARVMIDVPFGHPIPEAVKFRDVDGSTISLKVEFEWKPLLCTQCQGVGHEAAKCRKGKKDGKKDIPQKTVNAVRKKQWRPKQTQKPAVTVTVVSPPPNTQEDIPVSTPFEKPNNFEVSWSRNGKYHMADTPAHKIIRLSRQEIVETGHQAMQFGSHNLLETMNNLTPKVGIGTIGSLLPPDGGLFGLLETKVKPLSLNAVKNNFCNSWCITTNTHLHHGGRVWIIWNPAMFNVQILLYDAQFIHLVAMDVESKSQFTLTVVYACNGTQERKKLWVKLSQIKIQIQVPWVICGDFNTVLSPNERLGGHSTEEEIDDFKQCVDECEVMDCPASGSLYTWCNKQDPTTRVYSRLDRVLVNQMWLTANPLAYAHFYCEGTFDHTPCVVQEQCDGPKKRRSFKYLNMWSQSVDFKSCVQEHWSKYWPGTKMYQLVHKLKNLKGPLKSLNRNDFDDIENNAARARMYLESIQEKLRIDPNNPDLIHMEIEAASSVRFLEDACYTFLVQKSKVTWVDKGDSNNRYFHSVIKTRQVRSKIMKIEDTKGVLCEDISQIQSAFIGFYTDLLGT; this comes from the exons ATGTCGATCGATTGTACTGATCCAATTCAATTCCCTCCTATAGTCTCAAATCCCCCAATACAAGTACCAAATAATCAAGCATCTTCGTCTGTTTCGTCCTCGACTACAGTTGTAGTTGGTGGCCCTGATTGTGAGCAGGTTCAGAAGACGGCGGATGTTAATCAATTGGTCGGAATACCCCCGTATGATCTGGATTCTTTAGCCCCTACTGAAGAGTGGGTTAATCAAACCACACGCCGTGGGAAGCAACCGTTGGCTACCATTCCGGAGGAACCCTCTGACTTGTTGCAGTTCTCAGATGAAGATGTGAAAGAAGAGTTAGAATATTGGAAAAATTCTGTGTATGGGTTTATCCTTGGTGCGAACCCGCCTGTTGAAGTAGTTGAAGGTTTTCTCAAGCGCTTATGGTCCAATTATCCCATTGATAAGATCTCCTTCTGTGCTAATGGCGTTTTCCTGGTACGTTTTCGCACTAACCAAGCCCGTCATAAGATTCTGCAACAAGGCCACTTTTTGTTCGACAATAAGCCGTTAATTGTTCGCCCTTGGGATGAAGGTGTAGCCATGGAGAAAGAAGATATCAAAGAAGTACCAGTATGGGTCAAAATTTTTAACCTTCCTCTTAAGTTTTGGGGGAAGTGTTTACCTAGAATTGCTGGTATCATGGGCAAATTTGTTAGATGTGATGATGCTACCCAAGGGAAAACTCGTCTTAGCTTTGCCAGAGTGATGATTGATGTTCCTTTTGGTCACCCTATCCCTGAGGCAGTCAAATTCCGTGATGTGGATGGCAGTACCATTTCTCTGAAAGTGGAGTTTGAATGGAAGCCACTTCTCTGCACTCAGTGCCAAGGGGTAGGTCATGAAGCTGCTAAGTGTAGGAAAGGCAAGAAGGATGGTAAGAAAGATATCCCTCAGAAGACTGTTAACGCGGTGCGGAAAAAACAATGGAGACCAAAGCAGACTCAGAAACCTGCTGTCACTGTCACTGTTGTGTCACCTCCCCCCAATACTCAAGAGGATATCCCTGTAAGTACCCCCTTTGAAAAACCCAACAATTTTGAAGTCTCGTGGTCTAGAAATGGGAAGTACCATATGGCTGATACTCCTGCTCACAAGATTATTCGTCTGAGTAGGCAAGAAATTGTAGAGACTGGACATCAGGCTATGCAATTTGGCTCCCATAATCTTTTGGAAACTATGAACAACTTGACCCCTAAAGTAGGAATAGGGACAATTGGTAGTTTATTACCTCCAGATGGGG GACTGTTTGgcctccttgagacaaaggtcaAGCCTTTGTCTCTAAATGCTGTTAAAAACAATTTCTGCAACTCTTGGTGTATCACTACTAACACTCACCTTCATCATGGAGGTAGAGTGTGGATTATTTGGAATCCTGCTATGTTCAATGTTCAAATTCTTCTTTATGATGCTCAATTTATTCACTTAGTAGCCATGGATGTGGAGTCTAAGTCTCAGTTTACTCTTACTGTGGTCTATGCTTGCAACGGGACTCAAGAAAGGAAAAAGTTGTGGGTAAAGCTTTCTCAAATTAAAATTCAGATTCAGGTACCTTGGGTTATTTGTGGTGATTTCAACACTGTACTTAGTCCCAATGAAAGACTGGGTGGTCACAGCACAGaggaagaaattgatgattttaaACAATGTGTTGATGAGTGTGAAGTGATGGATTGTCCAGCTTCTGGATCTCTTTATACTTGGTGCAACAAGCAAGATCCTACCACTAGAGTTTATAGCCGTCTTGACAGAGTTTTAGTGAATCAAATGTGGCTCACTGCAAATCCCCTTGCCTATGCTCACTTTTATTGTGAGGGCACATTTGATCATACACCATGTGTGGTGCAAGAACAATGTGATGGACCTAAGAAGAGGAGAAGCTTCAAATATCTCAACATGTGGAGTCAGTCTGTTGATTTCAAATCTTGTGTCCAAGAGCATTGGAGTAAATATTGGCCTGGGACCAAAATGTACCAGTTAGTTCATAAGCTTAAAAATCTTAAAGGGCCACTTAAGAGTCTCAATAGGAATGATTTTGATGATATTGAGAACAATGCTGCCAGAGCTAGGATGTATCTTGAATCCATTCAGGAGAAGTTAAGGATTGATCCCAACAATCCTGATCTTATTCATATGGAAATTGAAGCTGCTAGCAGTGTGAGATTTCTGGAGGATGCTTGCTATACCTTCTTAGTTCAGAAATCCAAAGTCACATGGGTGGATAAAGGGGACAGCAACAACAGATACTTCCATAGTGTGATCAAAACAAGGCAAGTGAGGagtaaaattatgaaaattgagGATACTAAGGGTGTGCTGTGTGAAGATATTAGTCAAATTCAGAGTGCTTTTATTGGTTTCTACACTGATTTGCTTGGCACCTGA